A single region of the Changchengzhania lutea genome encodes:
- a CDS encoding patatin-like phospholipase family protein encodes MLVTYLKDFLKNHIANNKFEELKLPLHICVSNINSGKFEITSQGELFEVLAASCALPLLFKAVIINGNTYVDGGLLNNLPVEPLLKHCEKVIGISVCPHETRDEIRGFRNIAERCLQLAIWGTMQHRLHQCNIAIEIKKSFKYGMFDVKRSNELFDIGYEATMESIDEIKQKLYIK; translated from the coding sequence ATGCTAGTGACCTATCTAAAAGATTTTTTGAAAAACCATATAGCTAATAATAAGTTTGAAGAATTAAAACTGCCTTTACACATTTGTGTTTCTAATATCAACTCGGGGAAATTCGAGATAACCTCACAAGGTGAGTTGTTTGAGGTTTTAGCGGCATCTTGTGCGTTGCCTCTATTGTTTAAGGCGGTCATAATTAATGGAAACACATACGTAGATGGTGGATTATTAAATAATCTTCCAGTAGAGCCATTATTAAAACATTGCGAGAAAGTAATAGGAATTAGTGTTTGTCCTCACGAAACTAGAGATGAAATAAGAGGATTCAGAAATATTGCCGAGCGATGTTTACAGCTTGCTATTTGGGGAACAATGCAACATCGCCTGCACCAATGTAATATTGCAATCGAAATCAAAAAGTCTTTTAAATATGGGATGTTCGACGTAAAAAGATCCAACGAACTTTTTGATATAGGCTATGAAGCTACGATGGAAAGTATAGATGAAATAAAACAAAAACTTTACATTAAATGA
- a CDS encoding tetratricopeptide repeat-containing sensor histidine kinase, with protein sequence MKLRLLQIVFIVISKVTFSQSGEKSIVDSIIIYNQSLRDRSELSMEDRLKNANRSKHLSFKLGIDSLILKSNKNLSALFWDTNQFGLYKQVNFENSLLSQKLNDSLSLAETYANLGRYYRVEAKSDSAYHYYFKAEKLYKGLDERFHAAFVLLRIALIQKDEKDFGGSEVTSINALSLLESLDENDDVIKLKSFIFNSLGMVFNQLEQFDESISYHQKALELKNKLDGNNMATIDNSKNNLANTYKNAHKFDLALMYYNQILDNKNLINERPDFYALVLDNYAHTLYLSNNRERLPKLYLKALKIADSIEDRSYNSIIINQHLAEFYNNIENQDSAKYYAYRAKDISKEYHNDDLLKSLLLLSKIEEDSLAVKHFNEYITLNDSLQKNERKLRNKYARIRFETQQIEAKNVKITKQRMWLTVISIILVIASLMVYIIITQRNKNKELKFIQKQQETNEEIYNLMLSQNESIEEARALEKKRISQELHDGVLGRLFGTRLNLDSLNMGSTKEAIQTREQYIAELKTIEEDIRKVSHELNTDFVSGSGFIDIIKTLVETQTNVYKLSYNLEHDETINWDQVSNKNKIHIYRIVQESLHNIYKHADAKHVNISFKLKNDVICFTITDDGSGFDVNKAKSGIGLKNMNSRINEINGKIHITSEKNEGTTVTIEIPLT encoded by the coding sequence TTGAAATTAAGATTATTACAGATTGTATTCATAGTTATCTCTAAAGTAACATTTTCACAATCTGGTGAAAAATCAATTGTAGATTCCATTATTATTTACAATCAATCTTTGAGAGACCGAAGCGAATTATCTATGGAGGATAGATTGAAAAATGCTAATCGATCTAAGCATCTGTCTTTCAAATTAGGTATCGACTCACTTATTTTAAAATCTAATAAAAATTTATCCGCTCTCTTTTGGGACACTAATCAATTTGGACTTTATAAACAGGTTAATTTTGAAAACAGCCTTCTTTCGCAAAAATTAAATGATTCACTCTCCTTAGCCGAAACTTATGCTAACCTAGGACGTTATTATAGAGTAGAAGCAAAATCAGACAGTGCCTATCACTATTATTTCAAAGCGGAAAAACTTTATAAAGGACTAGATGAGAGATTTCATGCAGCTTTTGTACTACTGAGAATAGCATTGATCCAGAAAGACGAAAAAGATTTTGGAGGTAGCGAAGTTACTTCAATAAATGCATTGAGTTTATTAGAATCGTTGGATGAAAATGATGATGTTATAAAACTTAAATCATTTATTTTTAACAGCCTTGGTATGGTTTTTAATCAGCTCGAACAATTTGATGAATCTATATCGTATCACCAAAAGGCTCTAGAATTAAAAAACAAGCTGGATGGCAATAATATGGCTACCATAGACAATTCAAAAAACAACTTAGCCAATACCTATAAAAATGCCCATAAATTTGACTTGGCATTAATGTATTATAATCAAATACTCGACAATAAAAACCTTATTAATGAACGTCCAGATTTTTATGCACTGGTTTTAGACAATTATGCCCATACCTTATATTTATCAAACAATAGAGAGCGGCTACCGAAGCTCTATTTAAAGGCACTTAAAATAGCAGATAGTATTGAGGATAGAAGTTACAATTCTATAATTATAAACCAACATTTAGCAGAATTCTATAATAATATAGAGAACCAGGATTCTGCTAAATATTATGCTTATAGAGCGAAAGATATATCTAAGGAATATCACAATGACGACTTATTAAAGTCACTTTTACTTCTATCAAAGATTGAAGAGGATAGTTTGGCAGTGAAACATTTTAATGAATACATCACTTTAAACGACAGCCTACAAAAAAATGAAAGAAAATTACGGAATAAATACGCGAGAATCCGTTTTGAGACACAACAAATTGAAGCAAAGAATGTAAAAATAACAAAACAACGAATGTGGCTTACCGTAATATCTATAATACTGGTTATTGCGTCCTTAATGGTTTATATTATAATCACTCAAAGAAATAAAAATAAAGAGCTTAAGTTTATTCAGAAGCAACAGGAGACCAACGAAGAAATTTATAATTTAATGCTTTCCCAGAACGAAAGTATTGAAGAGGCCCGGGCTTTAGAGAAAAAAAGAATTTCTCAAGAATTGCATGACGGCGTACTCGGACGTTTATTTGGTACGCGTTTAAATTTAGATAGTTTAAATATGGGTTCAACTAAAGAGGCCATACAAACACGTGAGCAATACATCGCTGAACTTAAAACCATTGAGGAAGATATAAGAAAGGTATCACATGAATTAAATACTGATTTTGTTTCTGGATCTGGATTTATAGATATCATAAAAACTTTAGTTGAAACCCAAACGAATGTCTACAAGTTGTCATATAACCTAGAGCATGACGAGACTATTAATTGGGATCAAGTATCCAATAAAAATAAAATTCACATTTATAGAATTGTGCAAGAATCGCTTCACAATATCTATAAGCATGCCGATGCTAAACATGTTAATATTAGTTTTAAACTTAAAAATGATGTAATTTGCTTTACTATCACTGATGACGGCTCAGGATTTGATGTTAATAAGGCTAAATCTGGAATTGGTTTAAAAAATATGAATTCCAGAATAAATGAAATCAACGGAAAAATACATATTACTTCAGAAAAAAACGAAGGCACTACAGTTACAATAGAAATTCCCCTAACCTAA
- a CDS encoding IS4 family transposase, with protein MIRQLLDLVPPWLIKSCTNTYKTDKGVHKYRTYDQFVALTFGQLNKCQSLNDISAGIGVSEIFINDLGLRQSPARSTMSDGNKIRDWRVFESLYYRLLSHYKSVLKEHHNTHIIKEIKGKVVKLIDSSTISLCLAMFDWAEFRTAKGGIKLHTSWDYNLMIPDVVNITEAKVHDRYGLKQLIYPKDTIIVEDRAYFDFELMLNRIKAENVFVTRIKSNTLYQTIEELELPDNVDQNILKDEIIQLTSNKAMETGISGQKLRLAHVCKEDENKVIAIVTNQLDREYNTIAELYKKRWDIELFFKALKQNLQVKTFWGTSENAVKSQIYVALINYLLLELIKRTISKKAVAFSNLSEKIRFCLYHYLSLDYVCNHVREGVRKVTFTTQKEWVFDADLFSG; from the coding sequence ATAATTCGGCAACTATTAGATTTAGTACCACCTTGGTTAATTAAAAGTTGCACAAATACTTACAAAACGGACAAAGGTGTTCATAAATACAGAACATACGATCAGTTTGTAGCTCTAACTTTCGGACAGCTCAATAAGTGCCAGAGCTTGAATGATATATCGGCAGGGATCGGAGTAAGCGAAATTTTCATAAACGACTTGGGCCTGCGCCAAAGCCCTGCGCGTTCCACAATGAGTGATGGCAATAAAATCAGGGACTGGCGCGTGTTTGAGAGTTTGTATTATCGTTTATTGAGCCATTATAAATCAGTGCTGAAAGAACATCACAATACCCACATCATAAAAGAGATCAAGGGCAAGGTTGTTAAACTAATAGATAGCTCAACGATATCCTTATGCTTGGCCATGTTTGATTGGGCAGAGTTTCGGACAGCAAAAGGGGGCATTAAATTACATACAAGTTGGGATTACAATTTAATGATACCGGATGTGGTAAATATTACAGAAGCAAAGGTGCACGACAGATATGGGTTAAAGCAATTGATTTATCCTAAAGACACCATTATAGTTGAAGATAGGGCTTATTTTGATTTTGAACTGATGCTCAACAGGATAAAGGCAGAAAATGTATTTGTTACCAGGATCAAGTCCAATACGTTGTACCAAACGATAGAAGAACTAGAATTACCGGATAACGTTGACCAAAATATACTGAAAGATGAAATAATCCAACTGACTTCAAACAAGGCAATGGAAACAGGGATTTCAGGACAAAAACTAAGATTGGCACACGTCTGTAAAGAAGATGAAAACAAAGTGATAGCCATTGTTACAAACCAACTTGACCGGGAATACAATACCATTGCGGAACTGTACAAGAAACGTTGGGACATAGAACTGTTTTTTAAAGCCTTAAAACAAAACCTACAGGTAAAGACCTTTTGGGGAACCAGTGAAAATGCAGTAAAGTCCCAAATATATGTAGCCCTGATAAATTATCTGCTCTTAGAGCTCATAAAACGAACTATCTCCAAAAAAGCAGTTGCTTTTTCCAATTTATCAGAAAAAATAAGATTCTGCCTGTATCATTATCTATCACTGGATTATGTATGCAATCACGTAAGAGAAGGCGTGCGTAAGGTCACGTTTACTACACAAAAGGAATGGGTGTTTGACGCAGACTTATTTTCTGGATAA
- a CDS encoding LacI family DNA-binding transcriptional regulator, whose translation MVTLKQLAKELNVSISTVSKALNNSEEIGKETVKRVKELAKLYNYKPNKVALSLKQNKTKTIGVIIPNILNHFLAKVLFGIEREATLLGYNIITCISNESLLKEKQSLQLLANGSVDGFILCVAEETQIKNEVNHFKDTMAQGLPIVMFDRVAHDVMCDKVIVDDFDSTYNVTKQLMAENRKHIAFISNIDDLSVGKLRERGYRKAILESDNYEAIILKIKRKEDSQKKIKSFLKKNKSIDGVIAADSSSGIIAINVAINYGLKIPKDMSVVGFASKATSIHSIPRLTTIRQHAKVIGANATQLLVNRLQNTSAREDFKTKIVKTSLLKGDSTR comes from the coding sequence ATGGTTACATTAAAACAGCTAGCTAAAGAATTAAATGTCTCGATTTCTACCGTGTCTAAGGCTTTGAATAACAGCGAAGAAATTGGCAAGGAAACTGTTAAACGCGTTAAAGAGCTGGCTAAGTTGTACAACTACAAGCCCAATAAGGTCGCGCTTAGTTTAAAGCAGAATAAAACAAAAACTATAGGGGTTATTATTCCTAATATATTAAATCACTTTTTGGCAAAAGTCCTTTTTGGTATAGAAAGAGAAGCCACGTTACTGGGTTATAATATCATCACCTGCATTTCGAATGAATCGTTATTAAAAGAAAAGCAAAGTTTACAGTTATTAGCGAACGGCAGTGTTGATGGATTTATATTATGTGTAGCAGAAGAAACGCAGATTAAAAACGAAGTCAATCATTTTAAAGATACGATGGCGCAAGGTTTACCTATCGTTATGTTCGATAGGGTGGCGCACGACGTGATGTGTGACAAGGTGATTGTGGATGATTTTGATTCGACTTATAATGTCACGAAGCAGTTAATGGCTGAAAACCGAAAACATATTGCATTTATAAGCAACATTGATGATCTAAGTGTTGGTAAATTACGAGAAAGAGGCTATAGGAAGGCTATATTGGAATCTGATAACTATGAGGCTATTATTCTAAAAATAAAAAGAAAAGAGGATTCACAGAAGAAAATAAAATCATTTTTAAAGAAGAATAAATCTATTGATGGTGTTATTGCTGCAGATAGTTCCTCTGGAATTATTGCTATAAATGTAGCGATAAATTATGGGCTTAAAATACCAAAAGACATGTCGGTCGTGGGGTTTGCAAGTAAGGCCACCTCGATACATTCCATACCACGGCTCACCACTATAAGGCAACATGCAAAAGTTATAGGAGCGAATGCCACACAATTACTGGTAAACAGGCTACAAAACACTTCTGCGCGTGAAGATTTTAAGACCAAAATAGTGAAAACAAGTTTGTTAAAAGGGGATTCCACGCGATAA
- a CDS encoding response regulator: MTEMIKILMIDDHPMIIEGYQNTLLFTKRDNQELDIDIANNCDEAVLLMNKSLESNTLYDVLFVDISLPPSTDGVMTSGEDLAVYARSILPNAKIIILTMFNESFRIHNIIKTIDPEGFLIKSDLTSSELASAFQAVLNNPPFYSGTVNSHIRKAITTDIVIDEKNRKILHLLSQGVKTKNLSSHLDISLSAIEKRKKQLRDIFDVQDGQDETLIGEARKKGFV; encoded by the coding sequence ATGACTGAAATGATTAAAATATTGATGATTGATGACCATCCTATGATTATAGAAGGGTATCAAAACACCTTGTTATTTACCAAAAGAGACAATCAAGAATTGGATATTGATATCGCCAATAACTGCGATGAGGCGGTATTATTGATGAATAAATCCTTAGAGTCCAATACCTTGTATGATGTGTTGTTTGTCGATATCAGTCTGCCACCTTCAACAGATGGCGTGATGACATCAGGAGAAGACTTAGCAGTCTATGCAAGGTCTATTTTACCAAATGCTAAAATTATTATTTTAACCATGTTTAATGAATCGTTTAGAATTCATAACATAATAAAAACCATAGATCCAGAAGGCTTTTTAATAAAAAGTGATTTAACCTCAAGTGAGCTGGCAAGTGCATTTCAAGCCGTGCTCAATAACCCACCCTTTTATAGCGGTACTGTGAATAGCCATATAAGAAAGGCCATTACCACAGATATTGTCATTGACGAGAAAAACAGGAAAATTCTGCATTTACTTTCTCAGGGTGTGAAAACAAAAAATTTATCTTCTCATTTAGACATTTCATTAAGCGCTATTGAAAAGCGAAAAAAGCAATTACGGGACATCTTTGATGTTCAGGATGGCCAGGACGAAACGCTTATTGGTGAAGCCAGAAAAAAAGGCTTTGTTTAG
- a CDS encoding CsbD family protein — MSSPLSDKTRGNWNIAKGKLKQKWGDLTDDDLDYQEGKEDEMLGRIQKKTGESKQRINEFLENLKYD; from the coding sequence ATGAGCAGTCCATTATCAGATAAGACAAGAGGCAATTGGAATATTGCCAAAGGAAAACTAAAGCAAAAATGGGGAGACCTCACAGATGACGATCTCGATTACCAAGAAGGGAAAGAAGATGAAATGTTGGGCAGAATCCAAAAAAAAACAGGGGAGTCCAAACAGCGCATAAACGAGTTTCTTGAAAATCTTAAGTATGATTAG